The genome window GCCATGGTGGCCGATCCCATTCACTTCTCCCCAGTCGCCTAACCGCAACCGTTTCATCCCTGCCATGAGCATCTTGGGGTGGGTTTTGACACGATGTCAGAACCCACCCCATCGTGCACACCGGACCGCGGTGCTTGGGCGGGGTGGCGCGCGGGTTTGTGGTTCGGAAACACGCGGAACCCCAACCCCGAAAAATGAATTGGCCCCTGCGGGGTGGAGTGAGCCCGGCCCCCTCCATCCCTCCCCGGATAGGGAAGCGATCCTGCAGGCCTCCGCCCGTTCTGGGACGTTGGCGACGACCGCACCCTACGAAGCGAAAAACGATTCGGGGGCCGTTGGGACGGCGTGCCCTGCGACGTCCCAACGGCCCGGGGCGAACGAGAGGAGGGTGCCGCTATAGCCACCGCGCCGCTGGACCAGGTCCTAGACGATGTGTATAATGTAGAAAATCATATTTTACATATATGACAGGAAGGGGAACGATGGAAAAGACCATTAGCGCGACTGATGCAGTCCGCACGTTTTCGGAGATCTTGAATTCGATTAAGTACCGGGGTGATCGGTACACGATCGTGCGTGGCGGTAAACCAGTCGCGCTCATCGGTCCGGCCGAGACGCCGGTTCGGGAACGAACGCTCGGCGAACTGAACGCGCTGCTTCGTCACGTGCCTCGACTCGGAGAGGAAGCCGAGCGGTTTGACAAAGATCTACGGGAGATCATCACCCATCAACTCGCTCTGCCGGAGCCGGGTCGGTGGGGGTGATCCTCGACACCAGCGTCTTAATTGCGGTTGAGCGAGGAACCATCGCCCTCGAGGTCCTGACCGAAGGGAGAGAAGACGAGCCGTTTGGCCTGAGCGTCATGACAGTGGCGGAACTCCTCCACGGGGTGCATCGGGCGGATTCCGAGCGGCGGCGACTGGTCCGGGAAGCGTACGTCGAGAAGATTATCGAGAGTTTCCCCCTGTACCCCTTCAGCGTGGGTGCCGCCAGAATCTACGCCAGCCTTTGGGCCAGCTTGGCCAAGCGCGGCGTCCAGCTGGGGGCCCACGACCTCATCATTGGCTCGACGGCAATCTCGCTGGGGTTTTCGGTCCTGACCGCGGATCTCCGGGACTACCGAAAGATCAAGGGTCTCACGGTCGAGACCGTTCGATAACGTCTGGGAATTCTCGCCTCTTCTAGCGAGCCCCTGATCTAGCCGTCTCGTCGTTTCCCTCCTCCCCGGCCTCTGTTTCGGGACCCCTGAGACGAAGGCCGATGTCTTTTCTCGGCACTCCCCCGCATGTCTCTCATTCTCCTTCAGCCCGAAAAACGACCTCCGGATTCTGCGTGATCGGGGCGCGGCCCCGAACTCGTTGAATCCAGGCTAAGGAGGTTGCGATGGACGACACTCCAGACGGTAGAGCCGGACCTGCGTGCGGGCATGACCCGTCGAGGAAGGCGATCGCGGTGGTCCGGATCCAGATGGTCCGGGAGGGAAGGTTTCCCTACGGGTCCACCGCCATCGGCCAGTCCTCGGACGCGGCCAAGCTCGTCCAGACCTATCTCGCCGGCGCGGACCGCGAGTACTTCGTGCTCCTGCTGCTGGACGGCAAGCATCGGGTCAACGCCCTCAACGTGGTCGCGATCGGCTCGTTGACCGCGGCGCTCGTCCATGCCCGGGAGGTCTTCAAACCTGCGGTGCTCTCCAACGCGGCGGCCGTCATCTTGGCGCATAACCACCCCAGCGGCGATCCCGAGCCCAGTCGCGAGGATCGAGAATTGACTGAGCGATTAGTCAAGGCGGGGCGGCTCTTGGGCATCACCGTGCTCGACCACGTGATCGTGGGCGAGGAGCGGTTCTTCAGCTTCGCGGATCACCACCTGATTCCGAATGGAGGGTCCTTATGACGACCAAGACCATGCCGGTCACGCTGGAGCTATCCAACGCATGCACCGAACCCGTCCCTACCGACACCCTCCTGACCGCCCTCAATGCCGAGCAGCGCGAGGTGGCGATGCATGGGGAGGGGCCGCTGCTGGTGCTGGCGGTGGCGGGGTCGGGCAAGACCACGGCCATGGCGCATCGGGTCGGCTATCTGGTGTCAGCGCGGCAGATTCCGCCCGCTGAGATCCTGTGCCTGACCTTTACCAACAAGGCGGCCTGCGAAATGCGAGAGCGGATCGCCCGCGTGGCGCATCGGCCGATGCGGGACGTGACGGTCGCGACCTTCCACGGGTTCTGCGCCCGCCTCTTGCGCGCGCACCACGACCTCATTCCCCGCAGCGATCGCTTCCGCATCTACGACGGAGACGACAGTAACCGGCTGGTCAAAGCCGTGGCCACAGAGCTCGACGCGGCTGGGATGTGGGAGTCGTTGAGAGCGGACATTGACCGACTCAAGCACCTGGGCATTGCGCCGGGCGACGAGTTCGCCGCGTCGACGGGATCCGTCCCACCAGGCGCCTACCTCGCCCTGCTGGACGAGGCCTACCGCCGGTACGAGCAACATCTCGAACGGGACGACGCGCTCGATTTCCCGGATCTGCTGGTCAAGGCCCTGCGTCTGTTGGAGACCCATGCTCCGGTGGCGGATCGGGTACGGCGTCGTTATCGCCACATCCTGGTCGACGAGTACCAAGATACGTGTCCGTTGCAGGAACGCGTGCTCCAGCTCCTCGCGGCTCCGGCCTATAACGTCTGCGCGGTCGGGGACGACGACCAGGCGATCTACGCGTTTCGGCACGCGGACGCAGCCGGCATCCTCAACTTCGAGGCCCGCTTCCCCGGGGCGAAGGTGATTCGGATGGAAACGAATTACCGCTCCAGCGGGACGATCATCGCGGTCGCGCGCCGGATCATCAGCGCCAACCGCCACCGCACGCTCAAAGCCATTGCCACCCCCAACGCCACTGGCGAGCCTGTGGAGGTGGTCGCGTGTCGGTCCGCCGCACACGAGGCGGGCTGGATCGCCGAGTCCATTGTGCACCTCGCGCGGGACGGGGCCGGGTTCGGGGAGATCGCCATTCTGGGCCGCGTGGCTTCGCTCTTCCGTCCAATTGAGCAGGCGCTGGCCGACGCCCGGATCCCCTACAGCCTGGTCGAGGGGCCGGCGTTCTGGGAGCGCCGAGAAATCAAGGACGCGATGGCCTTCCTCCGCTTCATCGACGATCCCAGCGATGCGGTCAGCTTCAAGCGGATCGTCAACCTCCCGCCGCGAGGCGTAGGGAAGCGGGACATGGCGCGGATTGATCACGCGATCGTGGCCCACCGCGGCCAGCCGGTGACGGAGATCCTGCAGAGTATCGGTAGGATC of Nitrospirota bacterium contains these proteins:
- a CDS encoding ATP-dependent helicase; protein product: MTTKTMPVTLELSNACTEPVPTDTLLTALNAEQREVAMHGEGPLLVLAVAGSGKTTAMAHRVGYLVSARQIPPAEILCLTFTNKAACEMRERIARVAHRPMRDVTVATFHGFCARLLRAHHDLIPRSDRFRIYDGDDSNRLVKAVATELDAAGMWESLRADIDRLKHLGIAPGDEFAASTGSVPPGAYLALLDEAYRRYEQHLERDDALDFPDLLVKALRLLETHAPVADRVRRRYRHILVDEYQDTCPLQERVLQLLAAPAYNVCAVGDDDQAIYAFRHADAAGILNFEARFPGAKVIRMETNYRSSGTIIAVARRIISANRHRTLKAIATPNATGEPVEVVACRSAAHEAGWIAESIVHLARDGAGFGEIAILGRVASLFRPIEQALADARIPYSLVEGPAFWERREIKDAMAFLRFIDDPSDAVSFKRIVNLPPRGVGKRDMARIDHAIVAHRGQPVTEILQSIGRIPPRLRAFLNMMDALRATSLPMSRLLETVLERVGYEEHVTKTYADSAKRLANLTQLVDLARRFDREVGGDLGAFLLHAGVAGNDHEAAGNQTKTVRLMTIHAAKGLEFRIVFVVGLEDGVLPHARNRDNLEEERRLFYVAATRARERLFLSWSAQRVVQGREMSHRLSPFVREVLPQRAGTWGRERADTAADPVVICHQPRLQRQRKTVA
- a CDS encoding type II toxin-antitoxin system VapC family toxin; translated protein: MGVILDTSVLIAVERGTIALEVLTEGREDEPFGLSVMTVAELLHGVHRADSERRRLVREAYVEKIIESFPLYPFSVGAARIYASLWASLAKRGVQLGAHDLIIGSTAISLGFSVLTADLRDYRKIKGLTVETVR
- a CDS encoding JAB domain-containing protein, which translates into the protein MDDTPDGRAGPACGHDPSRKAIAVVRIQMVREGRFPYGSTAIGQSSDAAKLVQTYLAGADREYFVLLLLDGKHRVNALNVVAIGSLTAALVHAREVFKPAVLSNAAAVILAHNHPSGDPEPSREDRELTERLVKAGRLLGITVLDHVIVGEERFFSFADHHLIPNGGSL
- a CDS encoding prevent-host-death protein, with protein sequence MEKTISATDAVRTFSEILNSIKYRGDRYTIVRGGKPVALIGPAETPVRERTLGELNALLRHVPRLGEEAERFDKDLREIITHQLALPEPGRWG